A stretch of the Leguminivora glycinivorella isolate SPB_JAAS2020 chromosome 2, LegGlyc_1.1, whole genome shotgun sequence genome encodes the following:
- the LOC125242236 gene encoding uncharacterized protein LOC125242236, with translation MRAHALVFLVIIIIIINVDAGRDVGPTILPKSRRRMSFYRVPTKHRLALRSIEDDIQQSMYSMQSSIRKFKIDIHTLQSQYLPLIQTFENLLDKCEAMNIQVPVTPPPDNNGDQQTKHIKHHHHHHHHRETHHKHKHEKHTHTERHESVDQTR, from the exons ATGAGAGCTCATgcattagtttttttagtaattattataattataattaatgtcGACGCTGGGAGGGATGTTG GTCCGACGATTCTTCCAAAATCGAGACGGCGTATGAGCTTCTATCGCGTACCCACTAAACATCGTCTTGCACTTCGTAGCATCGAAGATG ATATTCAACAAAGCATGTATAGCATGCAGTCGTCTATCCGGAAATTCAAAATTGATATCCATACGTTGCAGTCCCAGTACTTACCTTTAATTCAAACGTTTGAAAATCTTTTGGATAAATGTGAAGCTATGAATATACAAGTACCAGTAACTCCACCACCAGATAATAACGGTGACCAGCAAACGAAACACATCAAGCACCACCATCACCACCATCACCATCGCGAAACTCATCATAAACATAAACAtgaaaaacatacacacaccgAGCGACATGAATCTGTAGATCAGACTAGATAA
- the LOC125242412 gene encoding putative uncharacterized protein DDB_G0277057: protein MCYKSSSHNDNHYNDYYNTTNNKTHDTSNNYHDATNNYNDATNNYHDTANNNNNYYYYYYYYHDTTNNNNNNHHTTNNNINYYHDRTHNNNHKSHYNTNNYNHTFHNYNTSNNNNTTNHRDIANNDNEFNDYDSYN, encoded by the coding sequence ATGTGTTACAAGAGTAGCTCGCACAACGACAACCACTACAACGACTACTACAACACGACCAACAACAAAACCCACGACACGTCCAACAACTACCACGACGCGACCAACAACTACAACGACGCGACCAACAACTACCACGACACggccaacaacaacaacaactactactactactactactactaccacgACACgaccaacaacaacaacaacaaccacCACACGACCAACAACAACATCAACTACTATCACGACAGAACCCACAACAACAACCACAAAAGCCACTACAACACCAACAACTACAACCACACTTTCCACAACTACAACACATccaacaacaacaacacaaCCAACCACCGCGACATCGCTAACAACGACAACGAATTCAACGACTACGACAGTTACAACTGA
- the LOC125234367 gene encoding uncharacterized protein LOC125234367: protein MKVLTLKILLVITIIDCAYSWWDSDFIIISPKAIVRTENKGVRKPFLKLSRATRDMTYSLQNSKYVLGRVKADLQKLRSSYTQHFARMEQQLNECSRLKNPSSESKKPTDYDYPDPDYQYY, encoded by the exons ATGAAAGTCCTTacgttaaaaatattattagttattacaaTCATCGACTGTGCCTACTCTTGGTGGGACTCTG attttataataatatctcCCAAAGCAATCGTACGCACGGAAAACAAAGGTGTTCGTAAACCATTCCTAAAACTCTCTCGTGCAACTCGTG ATATGACGTATTCACTACAGAATTCTAAGTATGTACTGGGAAGAGTAAAAGCTGACCTGCAAAAACTAAGGTCATCATACACACAACATTTTGCGAGAATGGAACAACAGTTGAATGAATGCAGTAGATTAAAAAATCCTTCGTCTGAATCTAAGAAACCAACTGATTACGACTATCCTGATCCTGATTATCAATATTATTAG